From Alienimonas californiensis, a single genomic window includes:
- a CDS encoding MarC family protein gives MDPLGNVPVFNAVLSKLEPERRTAVVARELVIALGILLGFLFAGNAILAFLGLTETSLNIAGGVLLFIISLRMIFPGRGDANVETEIEDPFIVPLAVPLIAGPSTIAALLLFRSKEPDHMLEWTAALLLAWLGTTVLLVGSPKILAVVGRRGARALERLMGMILVLLATQMLLNGVGDFVRSL, from the coding sequence ATGGATCCGCTGGGGAACGTGCCGGTCTTCAACGCGGTGCTCTCGAAGTTGGAGCCGGAGCGTCGGACGGCGGTCGTCGCCCGGGAACTGGTGATCGCACTGGGCATCCTGCTGGGGTTCCTGTTCGCGGGGAATGCCATCCTGGCGTTCCTCGGGCTGACGGAGACGTCGCTGAATATCGCCGGCGGGGTGCTGTTGTTCATTATTTCGCTGCGGATGATCTTCCCCGGCCGCGGGGACGCGAACGTCGAAACGGAAATTGAAGACCCGTTCATCGTGCCGCTGGCCGTCCCCCTGATCGCCGGCCCCTCGACGATCGCGGCGCTGCTGCTGTTTCGGTCCAAGGAGCCGGATCACATGCTCGAATGGACCGCGGCCCTGTTGCTCGCCTGGCTGGGCACGACTGTGCTGCTGGTGGGCTCGCCGAAGATCCTCGCCGTCGTCGGCCGGCGGGGCGCCCGGGCGTTGGAACGGCTGATGGGGATGATCCTCGTGCTGCTCGCCACGCAGATGTTATTAAACGGCGTCGGCGACTTCGTGCGGAGCCTCTGA
- a CDS encoding sulfatase family protein: MNDPADCRFRRLRSLGLAASLWAVAWAGTVAAAAEERPNVLVILADDLGYGDVGCYNPESRIATPHLDRLAAQGMRFTDAHAPCTVCTPTRYGLLTGQMPFRVPNGGRVFSGAGGPSLIAPGKLTLPEMLRQEGYTTACVGKWHLGLTFYDEAGAPIHDGGPEGVRRIDHDRRIDGGPLDCGFDSFFGTACCPTTDWLYAYIDGARIPVPPTGLLDKSTLPNHDYSLDNRRGLQASDFDLETVDLEFLERSRTFLREHVAETPERPFFLFHSAQAVHLPSFPADQYKGKSGAGPHGDFILELDDVVGELMTTLDELGVADDTLVLFTSDNGPEVPSVYHMRHDHDHDGARPWRGVKRDNWEGGHRVPFLVRWPGRVAPGAVSDALVSLTDVMATAAEIVGYELPNDAAEDSFSLLPVLSSEPSDNPVRPYLLVQGFRGRGTLALRRGDWAYLDHPGSGGNDYAGHPQLREYQLPEPAPEARFSLYNLEKDPGQRDDLADVESEVVEEMQSLLQKTKAEGRSAPTRD, encoded by the coding sequence ATGAACGACCCCGCAGATTGCCGCTTCCGCCGTCTCCGGTCGCTCGGGCTGGCCGCCTCGCTGTGGGCGGTCGCCTGGGCGGGGACCGTCGCCGCAGCGGCGGAGGAGCGACCGAACGTCCTGGTGATCCTCGCGGACGACCTCGGGTACGGGGACGTGGGCTGCTACAATCCGGAGTCCCGCATCGCGACGCCGCACCTGGATCGGCTGGCCGCGCAGGGCATGCGGTTCACCGACGCCCACGCCCCGTGCACCGTGTGCACGCCCACGCGGTACGGGCTGCTGACAGGCCAGATGCCGTTCCGCGTGCCGAACGGCGGCCGCGTATTCTCGGGCGCCGGCGGGCCGTCGCTGATCGCCCCGGGCAAACTCACCCTCCCGGAGATGCTCCGGCAGGAGGGCTACACGACGGCCTGCGTGGGGAAGTGGCATCTCGGGCTGACGTTCTATGACGAAGCGGGCGCCCCGATTCACGACGGCGGTCCCGAGGGCGTCCGCCGCATCGACCACGACCGCCGCATCGACGGCGGACCGCTCGATTGCGGGTTCGATTCGTTCTTCGGAACCGCCTGCTGTCCCACGACGGACTGGCTGTACGCCTACATCGACGGCGCCCGCATCCCGGTTCCCCCGACCGGCCTGCTCGACAAGTCGACGCTCCCTAATCACGACTACTCCCTCGACAACCGCCGCGGTTTGCAGGCCTCGGACTTCGACCTGGAAACCGTCGACCTCGAGTTTCTGGAGCGAAGCCGGACGTTCCTGCGGGAACACGTCGCCGAGACCCCGGAGCGGCCGTTCTTTCTGTTTCACTCCGCCCAGGCGGTGCACCTGCCCTCGTTCCCGGCGGACCAATACAAAGGGAAAAGCGGCGCCGGCCCGCACGGCGACTTTATCCTCGAACTGGACGACGTCGTCGGCGAATTGATGACGACGTTGGACGAACTGGGCGTGGCGGACGACACGTTGGTGCTGTTTACCAGCGACAACGGGCCGGAGGTCCCCTCGGTGTATCACATGCGGCACGACCACGACCACGACGGCGCCCGCCCGTGGCGGGGCGTGAAGCGGGACAACTGGGAAGGCGGCCACCGCGTGCCGTTCCTCGTCCGCTGGCCGGGGCGGGTCGCGCCGGGCGCCGTCTCGGACGCACTCGTCTCGCTGACGGACGTGATGGCGACCGCCGCGGAGATCGTCGGCTATGAACTGCCGAACGATGCCGCGGAGGACAGCTTCAGCCTGCTGCCCGTCTTGTCGTCGGAGCCCTCGGACAACCCGGTCCGTCCCTACCTGCTCGTGCAGGGGTTCCGCGGCCGGGGGACGCTGGCGTTGCGACGCGGCGATTGGGCGTACCTCGACCACCCCGGCTCCGGCGGCAACGACTACGCCGGTCACCCGCAACTCCGGGAGTATCAGCTCCCCGAACCGGCGCCGGAGGCCCGGTTCTCCCTCTACAATCTGGAAAAGGATCCCGGGCAGCGGGACGACTTGGCGGACGTGGAGTCGGAGGTTGTGGAGGAGATGCAATCGCTTCTTCAGAAGACGAAAGCGGAAGGCCGCAGCGCCCCGACACGGGACTGA
- the prfA gene encoding peptide chain release factor 1 has product MFPSLEQKLVRFEELERLLQSPDITSDIDRMIELQREHGGLQKVAIPVRAYHELEENLAAAREMAEEETDAEARAYAEAEVHELESQRKKMAAELEELAAAGDAATRGSLIMEIRSGAGGDEAALFARDLWEMYRSYCETKGWKIEVIDSSTTDLGGFRELTFSVTGDGAFLNLQFESGGHRVQRVPETETQGRVHTSAATVAVLPEASEVEVTLDPEDLQVDTMRAGGPGGQKVNKTESAVRITHIPSGLVVKIQDEKSQHKNRAKAMRVLRSRLLELRESEANEARAESRRTLIGSGDRSERIRTYNFPQNRITDHRIGLSIHKLDQVMQGNLEELISGLLEYDRQERLNAPA; this is encoded by the coding sequence ATGTTCCCCTCCCTCGAACAGAAACTCGTCCGCTTCGAGGAGCTGGAACGGCTGCTCCAGAGCCCGGACATCACCTCCGACATCGATCGGATGATCGAGCTCCAGCGGGAGCACGGCGGCCTGCAAAAGGTTGCGATTCCCGTCCGGGCCTATCACGAACTGGAGGAGAACCTCGCCGCGGCCCGGGAGATGGCCGAGGAGGAGACCGACGCCGAGGCCCGGGCCTACGCCGAGGCCGAGGTGCACGAACTGGAGTCCCAGCGAAAGAAGATGGCCGCGGAGCTGGAAGAGCTCGCCGCGGCCGGCGACGCGGCGACGCGCGGTTCGCTCATCATGGAGATCCGCAGCGGCGCCGGCGGCGACGAGGCCGCCCTGTTCGCCCGCGACCTGTGGGAGATGTACCGCAGCTACTGCGAGACCAAGGGCTGGAAGATCGAAGTGATCGACAGCAGCACGACGGACCTCGGCGGGTTCCGCGAACTAACCTTCAGCGTCACCGGCGACGGCGCCTTTTTGAATCTGCAATTCGAATCCGGCGGCCACCGGGTCCAGCGGGTGCCGGAGACGGAAACGCAGGGCCGCGTGCACACCAGCGCCGCCACCGTCGCCGTGCTGCCCGAGGCCAGCGAGGTGGAGGTGACGCTCGACCCGGAAGATTTGCAGGTCGACACCATGCGGGCCGGCGGGCCGGGCGGGCAGAAGGTAAATAAAACGGAGTCCGCCGTCCGCATCACCCACATCCCCAGCGGGCTGGTGGTGAAGATTCAGGACGAAAAATCCCAGCACAAGAACCGCGCCAAGGCGATGCGCGTGCTCCGCAGCCGGTTGTTGGAACTGCGCGAGTCCGAGGCGAACGAGGCCCGGGCCGAGTCCCGCCGCACCCTCATCGGCTCCGGCGACCGCAGCGAGCGGATTCGCACCTATAACTTCCCCCAGAACCGCATCACCGACCACCGCATCGGCCTGAGCATCCACAAGCTCGACCAGGTGATGCAGGGGAACCTCGAAGAATTAATCAGCGGCCTGCTGGAATACGACCGCCAGGAACGCCTCAACGCCCCGGCGTGA
- a CDS encoding type B 50S ribosomal protein L31: protein MKKDIHPDYRPVVFRDTNSGEEFLTRSTMASKEKTTFEGSEYPLVKVDISSTSHPFYTGKMKYVDSAGRVEKFQKKYAKFAKKKPAGEEAQQPVAAE, encoded by the coding sequence ATGAAAAAAGACATCCACCCCGACTACCGCCCGGTCGTGTTCCGGGACACCAACAGCGGCGAGGAGTTCCTCACCCGCTCCACGATGGCGTCCAAGGAGAAGACGACCTTCGAAGGCAGCGAATACCCGCTGGTGAAGGTGGACATCTCCAGCACGTCGCACCCGTTCTACACGGGTAAAATGAAGTACGTGGACAGTGCCGGCCGCGTCGAGAAGTTCCAGAAGAAGTACGCCAAGTTCGCCAAGAAGAAGCCGGCCGGCGAAGAAGCGCAGCAGCCCGTCGCCGCGGAGTAG
- a CDS encoding acyltransferase family protein has protein sequence MSARTATLPLFPVAPATAVDDGRMPGFERVRAAAMLLVVAFHAALPYACGELPGLLWTVPVGEESAGLLADPLFWTAEAIIMPLFFGMSGFWSARLGQRGDVAGFVSGRVRRVFVPLVVGVATVVTASLVIWVVSLPLTGRLSWDEFRELDLPGSIEDVLWGPSHLWYLQFLFLWALFQIPLDALAAAADRGEEPLVARVLGRLDAIMRTGWRWTLPTAGLAVVLAVEPEIYLGFQHQWFPHPAKFLHAGVCFLFGWLCWRNRASLATAGSTFLPLTLAAAAAAVPLVLTVREAVLRDGSERGFVLPAALCAGLATTAALVHGASSRRPAGRIVTALAGASFWIYIVHQPLVGSLHLGLWFVDAPPDLEFAAVFCVALGLTWAAEPLSRRTRWGQLVTGRSRPAADSVLPTAEPQRRVA, from the coding sequence GTGTCCGCCCGCACCGCCACGCTGCCGCTCTTCCCGGTCGCCCCGGCCACTGCCGTCGACGACGGGCGGATGCCAGGGTTCGAACGGGTGCGGGCGGCGGCGATGCTGCTGGTCGTCGCCTTTCACGCCGCCCTGCCGTACGCCTGCGGCGAGTTGCCGGGCCTGCTGTGGACCGTGCCGGTCGGCGAGGAGAGCGCCGGCCTGCTGGCGGACCCGCTGTTCTGGACGGCGGAGGCGATCATCATGCCGCTGTTCTTTGGCATGAGCGGTTTCTGGAGCGCCCGGCTGGGTCAACGGGGAGACGTCGCGGGATTCGTCTCCGGTCGGGTGCGGCGGGTGTTCGTGCCGCTGGTCGTGGGCGTCGCCACGGTGGTGACCGCCTCGCTGGTGATCTGGGTCGTCTCGCTGCCCCTCACCGGCCGGCTGAGTTGGGACGAGTTCCGCGAGTTGGACCTGCCGGGCTCCATCGAAGACGTGCTCTGGGGGCCGTCGCACCTCTGGTACTTGCAGTTTCTCTTCCTCTGGGCCCTGTTCCAAATCCCGCTGGACGCCCTCGCCGCCGCCGCGGATCGGGGCGAGGAACCGCTTGTCGCGCGGGTTCTCGGCCGGCTGGATGCGATCATGCGGACCGGCTGGCGCTGGACGCTGCCGACCGCGGGGTTGGCGGTCGTGTTGGCGGTCGAGCCGGAGATTTATCTCGGCTTCCAGCACCAGTGGTTCCCGCACCCCGCGAAGTTCCTGCATGCGGGCGTGTGCTTCCTGTTCGGCTGGCTCTGCTGGCGGAACCGGGCCTCGCTGGCGACCGCCGGGTCGACGTTCCTCCCCCTGACGCTCGCCGCCGCGGCCGCGGCCGTCCCGCTGGTGCTGACGGTCCGCGAAGCGGTCCTCCGGGACGGCTCGGAGCGGGGCTTCGTCCTGCCCGCGGCCCTGTGCGCCGGTCTGGCGACGACCGCGGCGCTGGTGCACGGCGCCAGCTCCCGCCGGCCGGCCGGGAGGATCGTCACGGCGTTGGCGGGGGCGTCGTTCTGGATTTACATCGTCCATCAGCCGTTGGTCGGTTCGCTGCATCTGGGCCTGTGGTTCGTCGACGCCCCGCCGGACCTGGAGTTCGCCGCCGTCTTCTGCGTGGCGCTGGGGCTGACGTGGGCGGCCGAACCGCTCTCCCGCCGCACCCGCTGGGGGCAGTTGGTGACGGGCCGCTCCCGACCCGCCGCGGACTCCGTCCTGCCGACCGCCGAACCGCAGCGTCGCGTCGCCTGA
- a CDS encoding DUF455 family protein has translation MELSALAARVLLSAEIDRKLRPPRGPLTDESPGSAVRVALPARPRGLRFRYRKNGPKLPRGDALRDRGRRGVAHHILANHELQAAEVMAAVLLAFPRAPAAFRAELGAILCDELRHTRMHLARAEACGTRFGDHTVNGHVWRSAARFRDEAEYLCVLPLVFEARNLDESLELAALFDAAGDPKGAGVMRAIHEDEIEHVAFGLRWLGRFAPAPAGGTGDEFDVWASRLEMPNQPARAVGRTFLEPPRRAAGMSDAFLAKLRRAAAAAADGSAS, from the coding sequence ATGGAACTGTCCGCTCTCGCCGCCCGGGTGCTGCTGTCGGCGGAGATCGACCGCAAACTGCGCCCGCCCCGCGGGCCGTTGACCGACGAAAGCCCCGGCTCCGCGGTGCGCGTCGCCCTGCCCGCCCGGCCGCGGGGGCTGCGGTTCCGCTATCGGAAGAACGGCCCGAAGCTGCCGCGGGGCGACGCCCTGCGGGACCGCGGCCGGCGGGGCGTCGCCCACCACATCCTCGCCAATCACGAGTTGCAGGCCGCCGAGGTGATGGCCGCCGTGCTGCTGGCCTTCCCCCGGGCCCCGGCGGCGTTTCGGGCGGAGTTGGGGGCGATCTTGTGCGACGAACTGCGGCACACCCGCATGCACCTCGCCCGGGCGGAGGCCTGCGGCACGCGGTTCGGCGATCACACGGTCAACGGCCACGTCTGGCGGAGCGCCGCCCGGTTTCGGGACGAGGCGGAGTACCTCTGCGTGCTTCCGCTGGTCTTCGAGGCCCGCAACCTGGACGAGTCGCTGGAGCTGGCCGCCCTGTTCGACGCCGCCGGCGACCCGAAGGGGGCCGGGGTGATGCGGGCGATCCACGAGGATGAGATCGAACATGTCGCCTTTGGCCTGCGGTGGCTGGGGCGGTTCGCCCCGGCGCCTGCCGGAGGGACGGGGGACGAGTTCGACGTGTGGGCGTCGCGGCTGGAGATGCCGAATCAGCCGGCCCGGGCGGTGGGCCGCACGTTCCTCGAACCGCCGCGGCGGGCGGCGGGGATGAGCGACGCCTTCCTCGCCAAGCTCCGCCGGGCGGCGGCGGCGGCGGCCGACGGGAGCGCCTCCTGA
- a CDS encoding sulfite oxidase translates to MSDPIAPPSRRSLLSRRAVLKGAAAGAAVGPFVAGPLVAGRRAAVAQDGTVRPDALTGREAVDAAATGGPGAGPHPGVIVRQWEPRNLEYPLPSLSGPLTPTNQFYVRSHFDVPPADPKTWTLTVGGMPGEPGGGLGDVRISPRTFTLAELEVLGTEEKTVTMECAGNGRIFLVPKPSGLLWETGGVGTAVWKGTPLRKVLEACGYPTAEARQDSDRNHVMLQGADHGKLSAYPAPLHYNRGLPIAKALDDVLLATHMNGEPLPPHHGYPLRAIVPGWYGAASVKWLDRVTVTNEPDNGFFSTFDYAIFKRTPAGEQLVPLTGMQVKSSLARPARGERVKAGEAYVCRGAAWAGERAIAKVEFSSDGGETWAEAKLVDEPQPLVWTRWRFDWTPPQAGSYTLMSRATDSAGETQPAEHDPLRRAYMVNFTVPVGVEAVG, encoded by the coding sequence ATGTCCGATCCGATCGCCCCCCCCTCCCGCCGTTCGCTGCTGTCCCGCCGGGCCGTGCTGAAGGGCGCCGCCGCGGGCGCCGCGGTCGGTCCCTTCGTCGCCGGCCCCCTCGTCGCCGGCCGCCGGGCCGCCGTCGCCCAGGACGGCACGGTGCGGCCGGACGCCCTCACCGGCCGCGAAGCCGTCGACGCCGCGGCGACCGGCGGCCCCGGCGCCGGCCCGCACCCCGGGGTGATCGTCCGGCAGTGGGAGCCGCGGAACCTCGAGTACCCCCTGCCGAGCCTCTCCGGGCCGCTCACGCCGACGAACCAGTTCTACGTCCGCAGCCACTTCGACGTCCCGCCGGCGGACCCGAAGACCTGGACGCTGACCGTCGGCGGGATGCCCGGCGAACCGGGCGGCGGGCTGGGCGACGTCCGCATCTCCCCCCGCACCTTCACCCTCGCAGAGTTGGAGGTGTTGGGCACTGAGGAGAAGACCGTCACGATGGAGTGCGCCGGCAACGGCCGGATCTTCCTCGTCCCCAAGCCGAGCGGTCTGCTGTGGGAGACCGGTGGCGTCGGGACCGCGGTCTGGAAGGGCACGCCGCTGCGGAAGGTGCTGGAAGCCTGCGGCTATCCCACGGCGGAGGCCCGCCAGGATTCGGACCGGAACCACGTGATGCTCCAGGGCGCCGACCACGGCAAGCTGTCCGCCTACCCGGCCCCGCTGCACTACAACCGCGGCCTGCCGATCGCCAAGGCGCTCGACGACGTGCTGCTCGCCACGCACATGAACGGGGAGCCCCTGCCCCCCCACCACGGCTATCCGCTGCGGGCGATCGTCCCCGGCTGGTACGGCGCCGCCAGCGTGAAGTGGCTTGACCGCGTCACGGTCACGAACGAACCGGACAACGGCTTCTTCAGCACGTTCGACTACGCCATCTTCAAACGCACCCCCGCCGGCGAGCAACTCGTGCCGCTGACCGGGATGCAGGTGAAGAGTTCCCTCGCCCGCCCGGCCCGCGGCGAACGGGTGAAGGCCGGCGAAGCCTACGTCTGCCGCGGCGCCGCCTGGGCCGGCGAGCGGGCGATCGCCAAGGTCGAGTTCTCCTCCGACGGCGGCGAAACGTGGGCTGAAGCGAAGCTGGTCGACGAGCCGCAGCCGCTGGTCTGGACCCGTTGGCGGTTCGATTGGACCCCGCCGCAGGCCGGTTCCTACACCCTGATGAGCCGGGCCACCGACAGCGCCGGCGAGACCCAGCCCGCCGAACACGACCCGCTCCGCCGGGCCTACATGGTGAACTTCACCGTCCCGGTCGGCGTGGAGGCGGTGGGTTAG
- the prmC gene encoding peptide chain release factor N(5)-glutamine methyltransferase → MTTQTAPMTTANEGSDSSSGEKVWTVKAILESSAGFLKKKGSDSPRLEAEILLAKVLGCERIQLYVKFAQPLTDDERAAMRDLVKRRANAEPVAYLVGYREFFSKRFAVNRHVLIPRPATESLVMEALDAAKPLDAPRVLDLCTGSGCMAVSVAAGHRGAQVLATDLSDDALAVAKENVQTHGLEDRVTLAGGDLFAAVPGSFGKGGSEPFDLILSNPPYVRDDEWDGLDADVRDHEPKLALLSGADGLDHVRRIVAEAPAHLAEGGSLMLEVSADQTKAVSGLLRDAGFGGVRIVKDSDGLPRIVIGVRG, encoded by the coding sequence GTGACGACGCAGACCGCTCCCATGACCACCGCCAACGAGGGCAGCGATTCGTCCAGCGGCGAGAAGGTCTGGACCGTCAAGGCGATCCTCGAGTCCTCCGCCGGCTTCCTGAAGAAGAAGGGCAGCGACTCGCCCCGGTTGGAAGCGGAGATTCTGCTGGCGAAGGTGCTGGGCTGCGAGCGGATTCAGCTTTACGTGAAGTTCGCCCAGCCGCTGACGGACGACGAACGGGCCGCGATGCGGGACCTCGTGAAGCGGCGGGCGAACGCGGAGCCGGTCGCGTACCTGGTGGGCTATCGGGAGTTCTTCAGCAAGCGGTTCGCGGTGAACCGGCACGTGCTGATCCCCCGCCCGGCGACCGAATCGCTGGTGATGGAGGCGCTGGACGCCGCCAAGCCACTGGACGCCCCCCGCGTGCTGGACCTGTGCACCGGGAGCGGCTGCATGGCGGTGAGCGTCGCTGCGGGGCACCGCGGGGCGCAGGTGCTGGCGACGGACCTGTCTGACGACGCCCTCGCGGTCGCCAAGGAGAACGTGCAGACGCACGGCCTGGAGGACCGCGTGACGCTCGCCGGCGGGGATCTGTTCGCCGCGGTGCCCGGTTCGTTCGGCAAGGGGGGGAGCGAACCGTTCGACCTGATCCTGTCGAACCCGCCCTATGTCCGCGACGACGAATGGGACGGGCTGGACGCCGACGTGCGGGACCACGAGCCGAAGCTCGCCCTGCTCAGCGGTGCCGACGGGCTAGATCACGTCCGCCGCATCGTCGCCGAGGCCCCCGCCCATCTGGCCGAGGGCGGCTCGCTGATGTTGGAGGTCTCCGCCGACCAGACGAAGGCCGTGTCCGGCCTGCTGCGCGACGCGGGGTTCGGCGGCGTGCGGATCGTCAAAGACAGCGACGGGTTGCCGCGGATCGTGATCGGCGTGCGGGGGTGA
- a CDS encoding DEAD/DEAH box helicase, translated as MSDESAPPSREDLCLQYLDSLPFEPYPVQEEALLAYFEHDPGVLVCAPTGTGKTLVAEAALYEALHTGKTAYYTTPLIALTEQKFQEVQDAAERWGFPRESVGLVTGNRSVNPDATVLVVVAEILVNRLLDGEKFDWDNVSAVVMDEFHSFADPERGIVWELALALLPKHVRLMLLSATVGNAADFVMWLSKSHGRSIRLVQGTERKVPLQFHWTDDELLPDLTESMADNDDPGTNNPHRRTPALIFVFSRDECWSIAETLKGRHLISDGLRKELAAALEEYDFTTGAGPKLKPILLRGVGVHHAGVLPKYKRAVEELFQRRLLSVVVCTETLAAGMNLPARSVVLTTLLKGPPGKKKVADASGAHQMFGRAGRPQYDDQGHVYALAHEDDVKIARWDAKHDLASLEQSKDPNILKMAKRLKKKRPSRNPKTQYWNDDQFQKLIAAPPGKLASKGRLPWRLLAYLLNRNPEVEAVRAFVRKRLMDEGRVEGQLKELDRMLLTLHHGGFVDLEPEPPARETPRPAAAAAEQNEPEPEPEPEPAGGGMLGGLLSEALEEAREEADEPAKKDTPLARARRKEAGEPEPSDEPERYSPERAVPTEKAAQLTAFRTVNPVFGSWLLTILGKAEREEWLQILESTLEFPGSTARSVRVPQPDFMPPGSLATEYVDPELIARGVLSPEELYPASIEDDENRLANDWERKFAPTLAEKVDLLFRHEYPHVDDQHIRSVWCAGDLLKHGANFDDYVTARGLQKQEGCVFRHCLRLVLLCGEFARLTPDGLDPTEWRNELKDVARQLTLACRAVDPQTTETELETLTHGGEAGDDDFGLGLFE; from the coding sequence ATGTCCGACGAATCTGCGCCGCCCTCCCGCGAGGATCTCTGCCTCCAATACCTCGACAGCCTGCCGTTCGAGCCGTATCCGGTGCAGGAGGAAGCCCTCCTCGCCTACTTCGAGCACGACCCCGGCGTGCTGGTCTGCGCCCCGACCGGCACCGGGAAAACGCTCGTCGCGGAAGCGGCCCTCTACGAAGCCCTGCACACCGGCAAAACGGCCTACTACACCACCCCGCTGATCGCCCTCACGGAGCAAAAATTTCAGGAGGTGCAGGACGCCGCCGAGCGCTGGGGCTTCCCGCGGGAGTCGGTCGGCCTCGTCACCGGCAACCGCAGCGTGAACCCGGACGCGACCGTGCTGGTCGTCGTCGCGGAGATTCTGGTGAACCGCCTGCTGGATGGCGAGAAGTTTGACTGGGACAACGTCTCCGCGGTGGTGATGGACGAGTTCCACTCCTTCGCCGACCCGGAGCGGGGGATCGTCTGGGAGCTGGCCCTCGCCCTGTTGCCGAAGCACGTGCGCTTGATGCTCCTCAGCGCCACGGTGGGGAACGCGGCGGACTTCGTGATGTGGCTGTCGAAGTCGCACGGCCGGTCGATCCGGCTGGTGCAGGGCACGGAACGGAAGGTGCCGCTCCAGTTCCATTGGACCGACGACGAACTGCTGCCGGACCTCACGGAGTCGATGGCCGACAACGACGACCCCGGCACCAACAACCCGCACCGCCGCACGCCGGCGCTGATCTTCGTGTTCAGCCGGGACGAGTGTTGGAGCATCGCCGAGACGCTGAAGGGCCGGCACCTCATCAGCGACGGGCTTCGCAAAGAACTGGCCGCTGCCCTGGAGGAATACGACTTCACCACCGGGGCCGGGCCGAAGCTCAAGCCGATTTTGCTCCGCGGCGTCGGCGTGCACCACGCCGGGGTGCTGCCGAAGTACAAGCGGGCGGTAGAGGAGTTGTTCCAACGGCGGTTGCTGAGCGTCGTCGTCTGCACGGAGACGCTCGCAGCGGGGATGAACCTGCCGGCCCGGTCCGTGGTGCTGACCACCCTGCTGAAGGGCCCTCCGGGGAAGAAAAAGGTGGCGGACGCCAGCGGCGCCCACCAGATGTTCGGCCGGGCCGGGCGGCCGCAGTACGACGATCAGGGTCACGTCTACGCGTTGGCCCACGAGGACGACGTGAAGATCGCCCGCTGGGACGCCAAGCACGACCTCGCTTCGCTGGAGCAGTCGAAGGATCCGAACATCCTCAAGATGGCCAAGCGGCTTAAAAAGAAGCGCCCCAGCCGCAATCCGAAGACGCAGTACTGGAACGACGACCAGTTCCAGAAGCTGATCGCCGCCCCGCCGGGCAAGCTGGCCAGCAAGGGCCGTCTGCCCTGGCGCCTGCTGGCCTATCTGCTGAATCGGAACCCAGAGGTGGAGGCCGTGCGGGCCTTCGTCCGCAAGCGGTTGATGGACGAGGGCCGGGTCGAGGGGCAGCTCAAGGAGCTGGACCGGATGCTGCTCACGCTGCATCACGGCGGGTTCGTGGACCTCGAACCGGAACCCCCGGCCCGCGAGACGCCCAGGCCCGCCGCCGCGGCGGCGGAGCAGAACGAACCGGAGCCGGAGCCCGAACCGGAACCGGCCGGCGGCGGGATGCTGGGCGGGTTGCTCAGCGAGGCGCTGGAGGAGGCCCGCGAGGAGGCTGACGAGCCGGCGAAGAAGGACACCCCGCTCGCCAGGGCCCGCCGCAAGGAGGCCGGGGAGCCGGAGCCGTCCGACGAACCGGAGCGCTACTCCCCCGAGCGGGCCGTGCCGACCGAGAAGGCCGCCCAGCTCACCGCGTTCCGCACCGTGAACCCGGTGTTCGGGTCATGGTTGCTGACGATCCTGGGCAAAGCCGAGCGGGAGGAATGGCTCCAGATCCTCGAATCGACCCTGGAGTTCCCCGGCAGCACGGCCCGCAGCGTGCGGGTGCCCCAGCCGGACTTCATGCCGCCCGGCTCCCTCGCCACCGAGTATGTGGACCCGGAACTGATCGCCCGCGGCGTGCTCTCCCCGGAGGAACTGTACCCGGCCTCCATCGAGGACGACGAGAACCGCCTCGCCAACGACTGGGAACGCAAATTCGCCCCGACGCTGGCGGAGAAGGTCGATCTGCTGTTCCGGCACGAATACCCGCACGTCGACGATCAGCACATCCGCTCCGTCTGGTGCGCCGGGGACCTGCTGAAGCATGGGGCGAACTTCGACGACTACGTCACCGCCCGCGGCCTGCAAAAGCAGGAGGGCTGCGTGTTCCGCCACTGCCTGCGGCTCGTGCTGCTCTGCGGCGAGTTCGCCCGCCTCACCCCGGACGGCCTCGACCCGACCGAGTGGCGCAACGAACTGAAGGACGTCGCCCGCCAACTGACGCTCGCCTGCCGGGCCGTGGACCCGCAGACGACGGAGACGGAACTCGAAACCCTCACCCACGGCGGCGAAGCGGGCGACGACGACTTCGGGCTGGGGCTGTTTGAGTAG